A region of the Bryobacteraceae bacterium genome:
CCGGCGCCCTGCGCCCGTTTCGCCGCCGCGCGCCGGGCCAGCGCCTGCATCAGCTTTTCATGCACGCTCTCGGGCAGCGGATGCAGGTCCATCCCCCTGTAGACCTGGATGGTCTTCCGGGTGGTGTCACAGATGACCCAGCAGTTGGGGCACTCGTTGATATGGCTTTCCAGTTCGGCCCGGAGCGCGGGGTCGGTGGCGTCGTCGAGGTAGTCATTCAGCTCGCGAAGAAAATCCTTGCAGGTGATCATTCTATTTTGCGAAGCCAAAGATCCCGTCTCCTTTCCGCCTGAAGACCCGTGTGAGCTTCTCCCGAAGCTGGAGCCGGGCCCGCAAAAGACGGCTCTTGACGGCGGCGATGGAAAGGCCCAGAACTTCCGCCGTCTCTTCCGTGCTCAGCTCCTCCACGTCGCGGAGAATGAACACGGTCCGGAAGATTGGCTTCAGGCTGCTGATGGCCGCATCGAGGATCTGGCGCAATTCCTCCTGGCTGTATTTCGACTCCGGAGTGTCCTCCCAAACGGCGATCTCCCGCACGATGGGCTCCTCGTCTGTTTCGATGTTTTCGTCCAGCGAAACGGTGCGGTCGGATTTGCGTTTTCTGAGTTTCATCAGGCTTTCGTTGACCGCGATTCTGGTCACCCAGGTATAGAATTTGCTCTGGCCCTGGAACGAATCGAGGTGCTCGAACGCCTTGAGGAAGCTTTCCTGGAGGACGTCCTCGGCGTCCTCGTCGTTCTGCGTAATCTGCCGCGCCATCCTGTAGATG
Encoded here:
- a CDS encoding RNA polymerase sigma factor, yielding MAEKPLEAAREPVSAGEGDLVERAKAGDMEAFSELVRRYERRIYRMARQITQNDEDAEDVLQESFLKAFEHLDSFQGQSKFYTWVTRIAVNESLMKLRKRKSDRTVSLDENIETDEEPIVREIAVWEDTPESKYSQEELRQILDAAISSLKPIFRTVFILRDVEELSTEETAEVLGLSIAAVKSRLLRARLQLREKLTRVFRRKGDGIFGFAK